The following nucleotide sequence is from Populus trichocarpa isolate Nisqually-1 chromosome 11, P.trichocarpa_v4.1, whole genome shotgun sequence.
CCagaggaaaataaagaagaggaggaagaaaacTCTAGGCACCAAGTCTTCAATTAACTTAGTAGCACAATTTTATTCCATAATTCAATTCTATGAAAAACTTTCCACATAGGTATTTATAACAAGTTAAATAAAGCTCGTAACTGCACAAAATAATTTCCAAAACGACTAGGATTTTTGTATAGTATTATGACTTCTTAGGTTTGCTAAATAGATTAGGTTTACAAGAAATACTTGAATATATAGAAACAaagattaaataataatcatttcTTAACTTCTCTCCCACCGATTGCGTCACACCTTCTTAACTTTTGGAATTTGGATCAGTACTAGAATACTTCCATAACCTTAGCAACTTGCACTGTTCCTCCTGGTTGTTTGCTATGTCCTTTACGTTCTCCTTTCATTCTAGTTCCTCCCCTTTCCTCTTCTCTAAACATATATCTGCTTCCTCTCTCCTTTGTGTGAGTTTATTATGATAAATGGCATACAAAACCTTTTGGTGCTACAAAAATCATATTTCTGTCAAGCAAAATCATATATCAATGACAATCAGTTGAGTTGGCTTAAGTTAGCATCTCAAGCTTCTGTTTGcatgtttatttaatattttttgtcatgATACTTTATCCGAGACTCAACCAGTGAtgatgctttttattttataggtttgtgcaagaaaaaggaaaacatttgTTCTGGTTGATGGGGGTTCTGTTTATGGCTTTGGGTGGATGGGATTTGGTAGCCTTGGCTTTCCTGATAGGGGTGTATCTGATAAAGTGATGAGACCTAGAGTCCTTGATAGCTTAAGAGCTCGTCATGTTTCTCAGATCAGCACAGGCCTCTACCACACTGTTGTGGTTACTAACCAGGGCCAAATGTTTGGATTTGGAGATAATGAAAGAGCACAACTTGGGCATGACACATTGAGGGGATGCCTACAGCCGACTGAAATCTTTGTTCAAGAAACAGCAGATGATACAGGTCTTGCTTCGGAAGGCAAATGAAGATCAAGTTTAGACACCCTTCTCTGCTCTGTGGATGCCACTGTTATATCAGAAGCGTCCACAGCTACTCAACTCATCCGAGTTAATATTCGCACACCAGATTGAGTCGTCTCATATTTTCGAAAACTTGACTGTAAATTTCTTTAGTAGTAACGATTGTAGTGCAATTCATGAAATTGCTTATAGTCTTTAGACATATTTCCCCCACTTTTCCTTTGCAAGTTTATTTGCCATTGCTGTCTGAAAGAGCACGATCCAATCATAGGTTCTTTTGAATGTAAACAGCAGACCTCTCTTCTATTCGTAATCTTTGAAAATTCGATCAccattcttcatcttctttgtaGTGGTGGTGCTAATCCATGGTACCTCGCATAATTCGAGACAGTTCTAGCTATGTTTCCTATGGCAAATATAAAGAACCTTAGCTGTAATTGCAAAATTATTTCGGGAGTACCACGAGGGTGGAGCTCGAGAATAATAAAGTTGCTTGAAAGCTGTCCGAAAAGAAATCATGTGAGGGAGACTGCAATTCTAGGATCAGAGAACAAGCGGATGCCATGCGTTATGTGCATTGTAGACATCTGCATCGGAAACCGAGTCATCGTGAGTTGGTGGGAATAGGACaagaaaatcttcttcatttGTTGGCTACGATATACAAGATACCATGAGTGggtaaaatttcaatttgattaaagaaaatgaCTTGTTATTGCAGAGAAAGAATCGGAGTGGAAATTTCAGTTCCCTTTCCTTTTcaacaaattgtttttaaacatTCCTTGAAACATATTCCAGCTGTGTTGAGTATTGAGCACACCTAATCAAACCCACTAGCTATAGATAGGAACTATTACATTCCACGTGTTACAagtatagaatttttttataatattattaaatctaattaaatGGTTCGATCTTAAAAACTTATAACCTAACTTATCTAGCtcgatttttaattatttattttttaatattaaaataatgtcaaATTGAATTGACTTCGATCACTCTACAACCCAAATCATGAATttcaatgagtttaataacttcgttatttttgcaaattattttcattttaattttatgataaaatcatatACTTACAAAATCGAGCaccaacactaaaaaaaatgtttatctGAGATCatagaaaatagagaaaaaaaaataaaccatgaatttcatttctcaaccaatccaatattaaagaaaagtgaaataaaaaaaattagaaatattaaaggaccaaaaactaaaaaaaaaaacttatcaggTTTGATGGGTAAACCCGCTAAACCAGTGAATCGGGTAACCCAAGTTAACACATCAAACCTCCAAACCGAGTAATGGACTTCATTGagattaataacttattttttctaaactattgtttatttaactttatgaaaacaaaaatagatgatcgCAAAATCGAGCATCAAAACCAATACTGAGACTTTTTCttaagactatgataatctcatagaaagaaaaacgaaataaattataaaactcaattttcaattagcctaatattgaaggataaaattaaaaaataaaaaagttaaatttgcaAAACTCGTCAACAGACCCATGaactttctaaaatataataacatgttttttttctaaaactatttttcttaattatatgataaaaaaaatagacgatcACATATTCAAGTCCAATTAGGGGAAAAAAAGTACCTCGCTAAACCAGCAAACCGGGGCAACTAGAGTTACCTTGCCACACTCGCAAACTAgattaaagtttaataacttagttttttttaaaaaatagtttttatttaactgaacttttaaaaaaaaaatagatcattcTGCGAtgctgagatatttttttaatactaatttaatattgagatatttttttgataccacaataaccatataaaaaacaagttaaaataaattatcaattctaAATCCCCGTAAACACAtcatataaagacaaaaaaaattttaaaaaaattcaataaccaaaggaaaaaaaatggatcaaaataaagaaaaacacactCACCCACCcttttaaggtatttttgagattataataacaattattgtttaaaatgttttttatttataatattttttttattttaaaaaaattattttttacatcatcacataaaaaataaaaaataaaaaataaaatttttaaatttttaaaaagacgATTTAAAACGCAATTCTGAGTCATTGGGATTTGAGTCCATGCCATTTCACTTCACTTAAACTATGAATTAACATCAACACACATGACATAATCTTCAACAAAATCATGATCCACGAGGCAAACACTTGATGATTAAACAAAAAAGGAGCATCATGTCAAATCTGCCTGCACCTGCTGTTCTGCTTCAATAATTAAAAGTAGAAAAGGCACAGAAGATTCAAAACCCCACcagtaaaaagaaaacacatacaAACTATACAATCAAAGACCAACTCTCCTCGTATCAAAAAGGGTTCCAAACTCCTCCTTCAGTTTTCCTACCACTTATTTCCTTGATCTAATCTCACCAGATCAGCGTTAACGATAAAGccatcagaaaaaaaaagaaggaagaaaaagctCCCCATCTTTTTAGGCCATATCTTCTATACTTTCCCTGAAAACTTTCAACACATCACAAAATCTGACAATCCCAACCAAGCTACAGTCATCCTCTATGACCCACACATAATTCAATCTATGAGCAATTGCTTGAATCATCACAGCCACAAGTGAACTCTTGGGATGACAAACTATTGCCTCTGCCCTCCTCACCATCCTGGCTGAGTAACTCATGGACCTGCTGTACTTTCCTGGTCTCTGCAGCGCACTAAATGGGGTGCTGCTCCCTGACTCCTCATCAGATGATGACGATGAAGACCGTGAATGACATGAGCTAGTAGTTGAGTAACAACTAGAATTGGTGAATTCTTGCAGCATTGCTTCTAGGCCTCTCCCTTTAAGCCTCGTCATGACCAAATTGACAAGGTCGTCTGGGGGTCCTCCACAATCAATGTAGGCCATCAAGTCCCCGGATGAAAGGGTAGTGATTGCAGCTGCAACACTCTCATCACAGCAGGCTAGAGTGAATGGAGAGAGCTCCCCAATTAAGATGCCATCACTGTCAATGATTGCAACGGAATTCTCGTCTGCTAGAGAACCAGAAATGGCTTCAAGTTCTGAGATAGCAGGGGAGTGGTAATCGATAGTAAGATAATCAGTGCTTATAATGCCAAGTGTGTCAATAGAGAGAGCTGGAAGTGGAGCAAAGAGGCCAATGGAGCCGAGGAAGAATCTGATTATGTCTTCCTGTGTTAGCCAACAGAATTCCCGGCCATTGTGGATGGTGGGGCTGGTGATTGAGAGTTTTTGGTGCTGTTTTCTTCTTGAACTGGAGCTATATCTGGTCTTTATTGGCACAACTAGATTCTTGGCTCCTTGGAGGATGAGATCAATTGCGTCCAATAAgctgaaagacaaaaaaaaaaaaagctggtgATTATTAGTGGAGCTGCAAGAAACAGAACACAATCTCAAATCCGTGTAGCGACTAAACTATTGGCGTTCAAATTGCTGCCTATTGTGTAAGAAAAAAACAGGGAAGGGGGGAGGATCATATTTGATACCAAAACATCCTGATTCTATAAATCAAATTGGGATAGATTTATGGTTAAGAACAAGTCTTAAATTGTTACATAAACCTGATCAAGAAATGATCTTGACTAATGAAGTAACTGACAgaaataatgaaagaaaattataaattttagactAAAGGGATTATTACCAAGCTTGCCTTTGAGCAAACAATAAATAGCTTGGGAACTCCCATAAAGAAAgttaaactgaaaaatcaataaaaacccaGATAAGAACAccaataaaaacagaaaaagaaaagctggaaatttgaagaaattgacGAAACATGGTAAAACTCCAAAAAGCACAATTCTCAATACCTTGAAGTTGGTTCCACGTGAACAACCATTCCAGGAATCTCAGGCAAGAGAACAGAAACAGGTGCTTTCAAAGCATCAGAAGGGGACAACAAGTTCTCGTCTTTGCAAAGATAGCATATTACATCCACCATGGAAACTTTACCCACACATTTACACTCACCAACATCACAGCCATCCTCTTCACAATTGCCTCTGTAGtctttattagtttttgctGTGTGCTCACAACTCCATACACTTAAGAAGTTATCATCAGAGTTTTTAAGAGCAAATAGAACTTCAGTTATCGTTGTGGTGAGTGAGAGAGACCTCAAAGCAGGCTTGCCTAAGCAGAGGTCAGATATCTCACGTGCAAGTAAACTCACTGCCATACAAGAATGAGCAAATCTAATAAAACTTTCGCAAAGACAACGAAAAACAGAACAGGTTTAGTGAGCAAAGCAAGTGATGGAGGCTGTTGTTGTAGGGTTAGGAGGAGGGTATTTATAAAGGAAAACATGGAGTTACAGGAGGGTGTAGGGTTGATGATGATATTATAGGTACGGTACACATTGCACAGAAAACTGTGGGGTCTATGACTCTTGTTGGCTTCTTGTTGCAGGCTGTACAGATCAGCTGCTGGTGTGTAATGGGTAATGCTGCTGTTACACGTGAGTTTCAGCTTTCAACTTGGAACTTTCATGTGTAAACTCTGGATATTTATTGCAAGTTTTGGAGCTTTTACTGTAGAAAGGGCTCATTAATTCACACATATGTCTTTGGTGGAGTCAAGAACAGTTTGTGAGACCAAATTCATTATTCAGAATTCTTACTGAAAAAAGAATTTACTACGAAAATCTTAGATGACCGCATACATACTCTTATgctaacataattaattaaagttaatgGAAGATGCTCTCTGCATTTTGTCGGCTTCTTGTTGCAGGCTGTCCAGATAGTCTTCTTGCACTTATCTGTCATAACTCATGACTAAACGTAATTACTGTCAAGTAAAATTATATCGCCATGACTAGCATCTATCTATCTGTCTATCTTGCACATGCTTACTCCGACAGAAAATCATCATTAGTAATACCAAATTTCAAGGGTGACTCCGGTGTTTAAGAAAATCTAATCCTTTTTAACTTTGAAGTTAGTACTAAAAAGCTACTGTATTGATCGCTGTAAGaatgtgtttttgaaattatttatggagGATAGTTTCTCTCAACTAATATGtaaattgacttgaaaaattgatacaaatacCAAAAGGTATCCAACTTTTTAACTAGTTATCTAAGcacaaacaatctttttttttattcaattggttTCCAAACAAATTCTTGATTGAAATTGTTATGGAACGTGGGTAAAACAGAGAAGATGAAGTATTCAAGTTTAATAAGGAAGCTAATAATCTTGGTGGAAATTACTGTTAGCAATTAAAAAGTGATAGTTAAAATCTGGAATTGAGTAATTCAACTTACACAGTGGGGAGTAAGTTGAACTAGTAGTCTTGGCAATTCCTCCCTGCATAAGTAATTCTTGTCCTCATGAATTGACATCAAAATCTGGAAATTGTAGCTGAAGTTCTTCAAGGTTTTCTCAAGTTGAGTCTTCTTTAAACATATTTTACCACTCAATCAATCCAAATGTAATCGTTATATTTCATTTCCTCATGATTTTCCTGTCCAAAACTGTTACAGGATTCACCTTAACCTTTCTAAGTTCATCAGTTACTAGAAATTTAGAAGAAACCACAACATTTacaccaatcttttttttatattatttttgcaaTGAAACATGAAACACCAGATGTATTTGCACTCATTTTAGGCAAGAGAAGTTTATAAGCCACTGTCCCAATTCTCTGAATAATCTTATAAGAACTAAAATATCTCGGGTTCAGTTTTATATTCCTCCTCAAAGCTGCAGTTGTCTGCTCACATGGCTGCAACTTGAGAAACACTCAATCTCCCACCATGAATTCAATTTTCGTCCTTCCTTTATCAGCTATTTGCTTCATACTGATTCTAGCCATATCTAGTTATCGCTGAAGATTGAAATCCATTTCAAACCTCTTTTGTAACATATCCTCCACAGCTTCTACAAAAGTCTTCTCAGGTAACACAATTTCAGTATTAGGAGGTGAATATCCAGGAAAGAGCTCATTTTGATCATAGAGATGTAGCTAGAATTGTGCAACTATTGAGCTAAGGTAAGCCAAGAATTCCACTGTTTTGGATTATGCATAGTCATGCATCTTAGTAGGTCTTCAAGCACTGGTTTACCCTGCCTAATTGTCTATCAGATTATGAATGGTAAGTAAAAATAACTAACACATAAAAAGAGTTTAGAATCACATCTTAAAAGGATAAtgtattaattgaatttattaccTGCTAAGAAAAATTCCAAGGGCATGGCCCGACATCGAAACCATTCTATCTTGGGTTGCTCGGTGAATAATAGAAacaattaacatataaatacataaataatgtaatattctttgttatttatatatatgcacacaaaaaaacaaaattaacattttatatataaaaataatttatccatTATTTATTGACACAAACTCATTAAAAGCAAGCAAACATCAACACAAACATTCACACATAAAAATCTCAACACCAGAACTAAACCATTACATCTCAGATAAACTAAAATCAATCTTGATCCTTCTAACCCGGTCCATAGTGGGGTATTGATTTCAACCTTATTtcaccttaaaaataaatttttcatcaGCATTATACCACGGGGTTGTCACACATTGGTTTGAAcccaacatttttaattttcataatcatTCATGATAATACATAATCGATTAAACATCATCAACACTAACAAATATATTATcacaaaaattcaataatatacTAAAAATTGCTTAAAATTCATTGGATTTTGAAATTTACCTTATAGAGCGGCATGAATTATACACGAACCAACTAGAATCAAAGATGACAATGTTGATGCATGGGGTTCATGTGTTGTCAACACTGATAGACTGTGGCGTGTGATTACAAACTTCGGTAATAACATCCTACATGTTAGTGCGTACATCACACGCATCGAGTactattcatttttaaatattattttatatctattaaaatattaatttacctCTCAGCTTAcatgattataacaaaaaaaaatcatgatgaaaaatacaaaaaaattatgtgatgtcaattaaagaatttttgaatttaaaaataattaagttattttattgtgctttAAACAATAAAGAGTCGAAATAATCCTTAGACAccagtttaatatttttgtttttaagaataaataaattattttactgtaaaaaaaaatacattatcttCAATAACCAAGCTACttgtttttgttagtttattattttactattacaaTTCACATTAGAAATGAGTTTATAGTTATAATATTTTACGCTATTTAAAACCATCGTtccgttttatttttatttatttaatttacacTGTTTAAAACCACCCTTTCAtgcagttatatatatatatatatatatatatatattaattaatgctTCCTCGCATGGAAAGACAGACAGGTATTTGTACACGTGTTTAAAAAAGAGGATATGCATGATAGGTCATTGCCTTACAAGATAAGGGTACATTCACTTTTGACCATCTGTCTGGGGTCGGACTTCCATGTGGGGTCATCAGTGCATGTGGAAGGTTTGAGATTGGTGTCCTTGTGCATGAGACTAGGCTACGGCCTCTATATTCATGTAcgacatttgttttatttttacagtgtccctatatttttaaaaaacattatttttttaaattaatattattttgatcattttaatattttaatattaaaaatagatttttaaaaaataaaaaaaatattattttatatatttttaaataaaaaatattttaaaaaaacaattattaccataatatatattaaatacttCCTACTAAAATATATTGTTCCTAAGTTGTATGCATGGTTTCATTCGTTTATCATAGTTCTAATGTTGTTTGGACATTGATAGCATAATCACTCATACATGCCGTGCTAAACATGAATTTACAGCGCggaagatttatttatttatttgctgttttaaaaaatatagtaattacaAGGTATACCCTTCCGAAACAAATATCTAAATATacgatattaatatataaaaacttaaacttaaataatttaattgtgttCTTATAGTAttgttttgttgcttttttataaataaaaacaaagacacgagaaataaaaatatatttaattataaagataaagataaaaattagtGTCTTTgggatatttttagataaatttgtgttccactaaaaaataaaacaaataagataaagactaaaaattttatggtattttagTGACATCTTATCAGTTAATTagtaaaatctatt
It contains:
- the LOC7460835 gene encoding CBS domain-containing protein CBSX5, whose protein sequence is MAVSLLAREISDLCLGKPALRSLSLTTTITEVLFALKNSDDNFLSVWSCEHTAKTNKDYRGNCEEDGCDVGECKCVGKVSMVDVICYLCKDENLLSPSDALKAPVSVLLPEIPGMVVHVEPTSSLLDAIDLILQGAKNLVVPIKTRYSSSSRRKQHQKLSITSPTIHNGREFCWLTQEDIIRFFLGSIGLFAPLPALSIDTLGIISTDYLTIDYHSPAISELEAISGSLADENSVAIIDSDGILIGELSPFTLACCDESVAAAITTLSSGDLMAYIDCGGPPDDLVNLVMTRLKGRGLEAMLQEFTNSSCYSTTSSCHSRSSSSSSDEESGSSTPFSALQRPGKYSRSMSYSARMVRRAEAIVCHPKSSLVAVMIQAIAHRLNYVWVIEDDCSLVGIVRFCDVLKVFRESIEDMA